A stretch of Perognathus longimembris pacificus isolate PPM17 chromosome 1, ASM2315922v1, whole genome shotgun sequence DNA encodes these proteins:
- the LOC125362542 gene encoding nascent polypeptide-associated complex subunit alpha, muscle-specific form-like isoform X6, whose translation MFFPPSLYLLFCFFPPAVLPMSSALNVTAALGQHGPSLSPPCPQPPQQCPVATANQPSPFPSSNTASTPFEVPFPQPSSGMSMETAPETPTFLPHLIGPPISPAALALASPMIGPSLKGAHSPSAPLSLVALAPHSIQKSSGFPSNPFSSLSPGTVAKSGSVTPLSAPIAPSEPKTSATQDPSQVILNPKGTTPNSPGIVSTIPSHLVTPLASVQSGLTSCAKTLPTSPLAITGPQVQTVPVSSVLTPQSMLSLSLKGPICAPAQKTMAPNIPPPSTTLGSPIAVHQSPLGSLLQPSGQRSPSTVSDHAVNTISIDSSSLQGASCLSQKCVISPLPSRKELVADTMIPLPVGVTASARAQSVDKDPSITTYNPSESPDNALSHTASLTLKGSSNTTCLQPLMTQIPASLGTGLKDASVSSVGTTPVVMTNTSMISVSPTAFEIATCVSSANSSGLISSKESASPANFILQPVVCNELPTQVPSTVEVPVSPLPASEDLKTTSLLANISPTQVGLPARKDPTLLPLALTSPKISPSLESTSSLEETPESTPAMKSLLGPLPVAKSADSTACLGITSPTSISKTSPKTIPGSTSLLLKSSITAPTVADFPLGSFDPARTTKVPSTPATTASLFLEEISLTPKKYTAKGTSADTTLSSVPPASESCPVALAPHNATMALTSEIPKSVHFPTLLPIEIAPTGAKKVDTSHMALAPLTSSPEGHPNDSVVSVTASSKGTLTGLGDSPSPVRTNVSSQAKILPSKKGSAVPAESLSSLPPLEASFLPEANLSSPGYKDSLNRHSSTPPSPKGSPTSSILIPLSPEGAIPLSKDIPTPSALLPPSLKKLSDTLSPKETLNSLAITPPFPQKVAAIPSPKGASISPTKISPFPQKTLAAMAPTPTAETPTSEGAPTALAEIPPCPPKTPETLPHKKAAAAKDTPETPLPKKTPATVAPKEASETPPPKRAPATTAPKEAPETSSPKRAPATAPKEAPETSSPKKAPATVTPKEAPETSSQKKASTTAAPKKAPEASSQKKEPAIAVRKETPETSSPQKAPSAAPKEATETSSQKKVPATAAPKEAPETSSPKKASATAAPKEAAETSSQKKAPATVAPKEAPETSSPKTATAAPKKAPEASSQKKEPATAIPKEASETSFPQKLPSAPKEAPETSPKKKAPGTTAPQKAPEASSPKKEPATAVPKETPETSSHKKAPGTASPKEAPETSSPKKAPATLAPKEAPETSPPKKAQATAAPKEAPETSSPKKAPATAAPKEAPETSPPKKAPGTKAPEASSPKKEPGTAAPKEAPETPPPTKAPGTAAPKEAPETPPPKKAKVTAPKRASGTPTQKKVPATTPKETPETALPKASATTTPKETPETPPRKRAPASAVPKETPEISSSKKAPKALSPKRAPAAAAPKEAPETPPQNKAPAAASQEDTAAPKEAPEAPSSKKAPKALSPKKAPATQTSKEVSEMTLQKSTLAIVAPKEALETLSPKKPPAAPKEAPERSSLKKTPPSQKVPATAAPIEAPENVSPKKAPETPSPKKVPATAAPKEASETPSPKKASAAAAPKEAPETSSLKKTPPSKRVPVTAVSVEAHETPLPKSPPATAATKELLETLSSQKIPKDTKKKTPSKKAPAIVSPKEAPETSPPKKGPVPVVPKEIPGTSPQKKAPATAAPKMESETLSPKKASEMSSSKKIATPNKASETLPPKKVPASATPKEAEEIPPPKRAPEVLASHKKALATAAPKEAPEVSAPKVASISPPETLPYLEKASATLPTKGVPIEMSPHKASATAAPKGISSDPIMTPSQQKARATAAPQETSASIKGTPTAPVVTPPSPKEAPASPSPQGTPTVQAGTPSPLKTLSHKEAASSESSILSAIAPPLPKGSPIPPKSVTCTMGDAALQASEELLTKKGPISLKGGVPFGPAPESAAGITAPAQKGSGGAKKNSTSPPKCSDPSTKNETKEPLSAVAPASQVTVPVQKDSSKTAKTYPICPAKGKDSLDPPKGPLSASSETSTLPAAVAPKNVLPKAGSTSVSPEPTPQVPLSLAPSPVPPLLPKQPFLPSSPGLVLELPSKPPAPADEDELPPLIPPEPVSGGVPFQPILVNMPTPKPAGIPAPTPSAKQPVLKNNKGICLGLPCAWCVAHTPLGATHQY comes from the exons ATgtttttccccccctccctttatctccttttttgctttttccctCCAGCTGTGCTTCCTATGTCTTCAGCCTTGAATGTCACTGCTGCCTTAGGGCAGCATgggccttccctttcccctccctgcccccagcccccccaacaaTGTCCTGTAGCAACTGCTAACCAGCCTTCCCCATTCCCTTCATCTAATACTGCCTCAACTCCTTTTGAAGTTCCTTTTCCCCAGCCATCCTCTGGAATGTCTATGGAAACTGCCCCTGAAACCCCAACTTTCCTGCCACACCTAATAGGGCCTCCCATCTCCCCAGCTGCATTAGCTCTGGCCTCTCCAATGATAGGTCCATCTCTGAAAGGTGCCCATTCTCCTTCAGCTCCCTTGTCTCTGGTTGCATTGGCTCCCCACTCCATTCAGAAGAGTTCAGGCTTCCCATCTAATCCTTTTAGCTCACTTTCACCCGGTACTGTAGCTAAATCAGGGTCAGTGACACCTCTGTCAGCTCCCATTGCTCCCTCAGAACCAAAAACCTCCGCTACTCAGGATCCCTCTCAGGTAATCCTTAATCCAAAAGGTACAACTCCAAATTCTCCAGGTATAGTCAGTACCATTCCTTCCCACCTTGTAACTCCTTTGGCCTCTGTTCAGTCTGGATTGACCTCCTGTGCTAAGACACTACCCACCAGTCCCCTAGCCATCACTGGTCCTCAAGTTCAAACTGTCCCCGTCTCCTCAGTTCTGACCCCACAAAGCATGTTAAGCCTCAGTCTAAAGGGACCTATCTGTGCACCTGCTCAAAAGACTATGGCTCCCAACATCCCCCCAccttctaccactttgggctCTCCTATAGCTGTACATCAGAGTCCTTTgggttctcttctccagcctTCAGGTCAAAGGAGTCCCAGTACTGTGTCAGATCATGCAGTGAATACCATTTCTATAGATAGTTCTTCCCTCCAGGGAGCCTCTTGCCTATCTCAGAAATGTGtgatttctccccttccttccagaaAGGAGCTGGTTGCTGATACTATGATTCCTCTTCCAGTGGGTGTGACAGCTTCTGCTAGGGCTCAATCTGTTGACAAAGACCCCTCTATCACAACCTATAACCCTTCTGAATCCCCAGATAATGCTTTATCCCATACAGCCTCTCTCACTCTCAAAGGCTCTTCTAATACCACATGTCTTCAGCCTTTGATGACCCAgattccagcttctttgggaaCAGGCTTGAAAGACGCTTCTGTCTCTTCTGTTGGAACCACCCCTGTTGTGATGACTAACACTTCAATGATTTCTGTGTCACCTACTGCCTTTGAGATAGCTACTTGTGTGTCTTCTGCAAATTCATCAGGTCTCATAAGTAGTAAAGAATCAGCTTCCCCTGCCAACTTCATTCTACAGCCTGTGGTTTGTAATGAGCTTCCTACTCAGGTACCATCTACTGTGGAGGTACCAGTCTCTCCTCTGCCAGCTTCTGAAGACCTTAAAACGACTTCATTAttggcaaacatttctccaaCCCAGGTAGGACTTCCTGCCAGGAAAGACCCTACTCTACTGCCTTTAGCTCTGACATCCCCTAAAATTTCTCCCTCTCTTGAAAGTACATCATCTCTGGAGGAAACTCCTGAATCCACTCCAGCAATGAAAAGTCTTTTAGGGCCTCTCCCTGTGGCCAAGTCAGCTGATTCTACTGCTTGTCTGGGTATCACCTCCCCAACCTCTATAAGCAAGACCAGTCCGAAAACTATTCCAGGTTCTACTAGTCTGCTTCTCAAAAGTTCTATTACTGCTCCAACAGTAGCTGACTTTCCTTTGGGAAGCTTTGATCCTGCAAGAACTACCAAAGTTCCCTCCACTCCTGCAACTACAGCCAGCCTTTTTCTAGAAGAAATTTCTTTAACTCCTAAAAAATATACAGCTAAGGGTACTTCAGCTGATACTACTTTATCTTCGGTTCCTCCAGCCTCTGAAAGTTGTCCTGTGGCTTTAGCCCCCCATAATGCTACCATGGCACTGACCTCTGAAATTCCCAAGTCTGTTCACTTTCCCACTCTTCTCCCCATTGAGATCGCTCCTACAGGGGCAAAGAAAGTTGATACTTCACATATGGCATTGGCACCTTTGACTTCCTCTCCTGAAGGGCATCCTAATGACTCTGTTGTTTCTGTTACTGCATCTTCCAAAGGAACTCTGACAGGCCTAGGTGACTCCCCATCTCCTGTAAGAACTAATGTGTCCTCTCAGGCTAAAATACTGCCATCCAAGAAGGGTTCTGCTGTTCCTGCTGAGAGTCTCTCATCTCTTCCTCCACTTGAGGCTTCTTTCCTTCCAGAGGCCAATCTTTCTTCTCCAGGCTATAAAGATTCACTAAACAGACATTCTTCCACTCCTCCATCCCccaaagggagccctacttcctCAATTTTGATTCCTCTCTCCCCAGAAGGAGCAATCCCATTGTCCAAAGACATACCCACTCCTTCAGCCTTGCTTCCTCCTTCTCTCAAAAAGTTATCAGACACACTTTCCCCTAAAGAGACCCTGAATTCCCTGGCTAttactcctcccttcccccaaaagGTGGCAGCAATTCCATCTCCCAAAGGAGCCTCTATTTCCCCAACCAAgatttctcccttcccccaaaaGACACTAGCGGCTATGGCCCCTACTCCTACAGCTGAAACTCCCACCTCCGAAGGAGCCCCCACTGCCCTAGCTGAGATTCCTCCTTGCCCCCCAAAGACCCCAGAAACACTGCCCCACAAAAAGGCCGCAGCTGCCAAAGATACTCCAGAAACTCCACTTCCCAAAAAGACCCCAGCCACTGTAGCACCCAAAGAGGCCTCAGAAACCCCACCTCCCAAAAGAGCTCCAGCCACTACAGCCCCTAAAGAGGCCCCAGAAACCTCATCCCCCAAAAGGGCACCAGCTACAGCCCCTAAAGAGGCTCCAGAAACCTCATCCCCAAAAAAGGCCCCTGCTACTGTAACCCctaaagaagccccagaaacctCATCCCAAAAAAAAGCATCAACTACTGCAGCCCCCAAAAAAGCCCCAGAAGCCTCATCCCAAAAAAAGGAACCAGCTATTGCAGTACGTAAAGAAACCCCAGAAACTTCATCCCCCCAAAAGGCGCCTTCTGCAGCCCCTAAAGAGGCCACAGAAACCTCATCCCAAAAAAAGGTCCCAGCCACTGCAGCCCctaaagaagccccagaaacctCATCCCCAAAAAAAGCATCAGCTACTGCAGCCCCTAAAGAGGCCGCAGAAACCTCATCCCAAAAAAAGGCCCCAGCCACTGTAGCCCctaaagaagccccagaaacctCATCCCCCAAAACAGCTACTGCAGCCCCCAAAAAAGCCCCAGAAGCCTCATCCCAAAAAAAGGAACCAGCTACTGCAATACCTAAAGAAGCCTCAGAAACTTCATTCCCCCAAAAGCTGCCTTCAGCCCCTAAAGAGGCCCCGGAAACCTCACCCAAAAAAAAGGCACCAGGTACTACAGCCCCCCAAAAAGCCCCAGAAGCATCATCCCCCAAAAAGGAACCAGCTACTGCAGTACCTAAAGAAACCCCAGAAACCTCATCCCATAAAAAGGCACCAGGTACTGCATCCCCCAAAGAGGCCCCAGAAACCTCATCCCCCAAAAAGGCACCAGCTACTCTAGCCCCTAAAGAGGCCCCAGAAACCTCACCCCCCAAAAAGGCACAAGCTACTGCAGCCCCCAAAGAGGCCCCAGAAACCTCATCCCCCAAAAAGGCACCAGCTACTGCAGC CCCCAAAGAGGCCCCAGAAACCTCACCCCCAAAAAAGGCACCAGGTACTAAAGCCCCAGAAGCCTCATCCCCAAAAAAAGAACCAGGTACTGCAGCCCCCAAAGAGGCTCCAGAAACCCCACCCCCAACGAAGGCACCAGGTACTGCAGCCCCCAAAGAGGCTCCAgaaaccccacccccaaaaaaggccAAGGTAACAGCCCCCAAAAGAGCTTCAGGAACCCCAACCCAGAAAAAGGTCCCAGCTACAACTCCTAAAGAGACCCCAGAAACTGCACTCCCAAAGGCCTCAGCTACCACAACCCCCAAAGAGACCCCAGAAACCCCGCCCCGCAAAAGGGCACCAGCCTCTGCAGTCCCTAAAGAAACCCCAGAAATCTCATCCTCCAAAAAGGCTCCAAAAGCATTGTCTCCCAAAAGGGCTCCTGCTGCTGCAGCTCCCAAAGAGGCCCCAGAAACCCCACCCCAAAATAAGGCTCCAGCTGCAGCCTCCCAGGAGGACACTGCAGCTCCCAAAGAAGCTCCAGAAGCCCCATCCTCCAAAAAGGCCCCAAAAGCTTTGTCTCCCAAAAAGGCTCCTGCCACTCAAACTTCCAAAGAAGTCTCAGAAATGACACTCCAAAAAAGTACCCTAGCCATTGTAGCCCCTAAAGAAGCCCTAGAAACTCTGTCCCCAAAAAAGCCCCCAGCAGCCCCCAAAGAGGCCCCAGAAAGGTCATCTCTCAAAAAGACCCCACCTTCTCAAAAGGTCCCAGCCACTGCAGCTCCTATAGAAGCCCCAGAAAATGTATCTCCAAAAAAGGCCCCAGAAACACCATCTCCCAAAAAGGTGCCTGCTACTGCAGCCCCCAAAGAGGCCTCAGAAACTCCATCCCCCAAAAAGGCTTCTGCTGCTGCAGCCcccaaagaagccccagaaacttcATCTCTCAAAAAGACCCCACCCTCTAAAAGGGTCCCAGTCACTGCTGTCTCCGTAGAGGCCCATGAAACCCCATTGCCCAAAAGTCCCCCAGCCACTGCAGCCACCAAAGAGCTCCTAGAAACACTATCTTCCCAAAAGATTCCTAaagacactaaaaaaaaaacaccttctaAAAAGGCCCCAGCCATTGTATCCcccaaagaagccccagaaacctCACCCCCAAAAAAGGGCCCTGTCCCTGTAGTCCCCAAAGAAATCCCAGGAACCTCACCTCAAAAAAAGGCTCCTGCCACTGCAGCTCCCAAAATGGAGTCAGAAACCTTATCTCCCAAAAAGGCATCAGAAATGTCATCCTCTAAAAAGATTGCTACCCCCAACAAGGCTTCAGAAACCCTACCCCCTAAGAAGGTTCCAGCCAGTGCAACCCCCAAAGAGGCAGAAGAAATCCCACCCCCTAAAAGGGCCCCAGAAGTTTTAGCTTCCCATAAAAAGGCCCTTGCCACTGCAGCCCCCAAAGAGGCCCCAGAAGTTTCAGCTCCCAAGGTGGCCTCCATTTCCCCACCGGAGACACTTCCCTACCTAGAAAAGGCCTCGGCCACCCTACCCACCAAAGGGGTCCCCATTGAGATGTCCCCTCACAAGGCCTCAGCAACTGCAGCCCCCAAAGGGATCAGCAGTGACCCAATTATGACTCCTTCCCAACAGAAGGCCAGAGCAACTGCAGCCCCCCAGGAAACTTCAGCATCTATTAAAGGCACTCCAACTGCCCCAGTTGTTACTCCTCCCTCCCCAAAAGAGGCTCCAGCATCCCCGTCTCCTCAAGGTACCCCCACTGTCCAAGCTGGGACTCCTTCCCCTCTTAAAACCCTTTCTCACAAAGAGGCTGCATCCTCAGAGTCCTCCATTCTCTCAGCCATTGCTCCTCCCTTACCCAAAGGTTCCCCTATTCCCCCAAAGTCAGTCACTTGTACCATGGGTGATGCTGCCCTTCAGGCATCTGAAGAGCTCCTAACAAAGAAAGGTCCTATATCTCTCAAAGGAGGAGTACCTTTTGGCCCAGCTCCAGAAAGTGCTGCCGGCATCACTGCTCCTGCTCAGAAAGGCTCTGGAGGAGCCAAGAAGAATTCTACTTCACCTCCTAAGTGCTCAGATCCCTCAACTAAGAATGAAACTAAAGAACCCCTTTCTGCAGTGGCTCCAGCCTCTCAAGTGACAGTCCCCGTTCAGAAAGATTCTTCAAAGACTGCAAAAACCTACCCTATTTGTCCTGCAAAAGGCAAAGATTCTTTGGATCCTCCAAAAGGTCCCTTGTCTGCTAGTTCTGAGACATCTACCCTTCCAGCAGCAGTTGCCCCTAAGAATGTCCTTCCTAAAGCAGGGTCAACATCTGTCTCTCCAGAACCCACTCCACAGGTCCCTCTGTCTCTTGCTCCTTCCCCAGTTCCCCCTCTGCTTCCTAAACAGCCATTTCTTCCATCCTCACCTGGACTGGTGCTGGAATTGCCCTCtaagcccccagcccctgctgatGAGGATGAGCTGCCGCCTCTGATTCCCCCGGAACCGGTCTCTGGGGGAGTGCCTTTCCAGCCGATCCTCGTCAACATGCCCACCCCCAAACCTGCTGGGATCCCTGCCCCAACCCCCTCTGCCAAGCAGCCTGTTTTGAAGAACAACAAGGGTATTTGCCTTGGTTTGCCGTGTGCATGGTGTGTCGCCCACACCCCTCTTGGGGCTACCCACCAGTACTAA